The following are encoded in a window of Oreochromis aureus strain Israel breed Guangdong linkage group 10, ZZ_aureus, whole genome shotgun sequence genomic DNA:
- the prdm15 gene encoding PR domain zinc finger protein 15 isoform X3 → MAEQTPDEFIWCEDCGQYHDSECPELGPVVTVQDSFVLSRARSSLPDSLEIREVGNGEEGVFVLHRLVKRTRFGPFEAKRVPHLEKEGAFPLKIFKKDGVVVCFDSSSEEDCNWMMLVRPASDHKHQNLTAYQQDDEVFFNTSQDVLPGTELRVWYGAFYAKKMEKPMLKPPLQPPLPPPDVTAPSAKSEISEKSGAQLPPAAEDSSAGDMLSHLNEVKTVTVLPAEQLLPQGECLVGPDEEEGSSPAAQPSPKRGHSRGRRAKGRRPSAAAAASKNRDVKPPLVSSEPVASEGGARAAENSSPLSAPDSGPVLKRHRAREHKKVYACPRCNKVFQNSSNLNRHIRSHGDKLFKCDECDKLFSRKESLKQHISYKHSKNVPDQEYKYKCNTCEKSFRLENALKFHNCRTDDKTFQCDICSRFFSTNSNLSKHKKKHGEKLYSCEICNKMFYRKDVMQEHHRRHGLGPKHMKREELEANGEEGTKYRKEPSPCPICSKVFSCRSNMNKHLLTHGDKKYTCEICGRKFFRVDVLRDHIHVHFKDIALMDEQEREGFIKKIGISADDSDETDEDEDEDDPEHHKYNCKKCQLSFAKGKEYLKHIMEQHKEKAYGCGICNRRFALKATYNAHLVIHREQLPDPSVQKYIHPCEICGRIFNSIGNLERHKIIHTGVKSHGCDKCGKSFARKDMLKEHLRVHDDNREYLCAECGKGHRTPLFPPCKLVQVDLNWWWLNYSEIVSTFAHAGMKTKHALRHHMKLHKGIKEYECKECKRKFAQKVNMLKHYKRHTGIKDFMCELCGKTFSERTTLETHKLIHTVGKTWTCPTCDKKYLTEYMLQKHVHLTHEKVEAQSCHLCGTKVSTRASMNRHLRRKHPEVVSVRIDEFDDLQENLTMNDSSISIVQPSLTMEKDGMSQERPSRPSRHPKKKQRSSAEPELSESDEYVDFAEPRHEAMSEFNAVIVGDETETSSAVQSIQQWIKAGGLIKKENKD, encoded by the exons CTCGTCTCTTCCAGACAGCCTGGAGATCAGAGAGGTGGGAAATGGCGAGGAGGGGGTGTTTGTCCTGCACCGGCTGGTCAAGAGGACTCGGTTTGGGCCCTTTGAAGCAAAGAGGGTTCCCCACCTGGAGAAGGAAGGAGCGTTCCCCCTGAAG ATCTTCAAGAAGGacggtgtggtggtgtgttttgACTCCAGCAGTGAGGAGGACTGTAACTGGATGATGCTGGTGCGACCTGCCAGTGACCACAAGCATCAGAATCTGACGGCTTACCAGCAGGATGACGAAGTGTTCTTCAACACCTCCCAG GATGTGCTGCCAGGAACAGAGCTGAGAGTCTGGTATGGAGCGTTCTACGCCAAGAAGATGGAGAAGCCCATGTTGAAACCCCCACTTCAGCCACCGCTGCCTCCACCAG ATGTGACAGCTCCATCTGCTAAATCTGAGATCTCAGAGAAAAGTGGAGCCCAGCTGCCTCCAGCGGCTGAAGACAGCAGCGCAG GCGACATGCTGAGCCACCTCAACGAGGTAAAGACGGTAACGGTGCTTCCAGCAGAGCAACTCCTGCCCCAGGGGGAATGCCTGGTTGGTCCTGATGAGGAGGAGGGCAGCTCCCCCGCAGCGCAGCCCAGCCCCAAGAGAGGGCACAGCCGAGGGAGGAGAGCTAAAGGACGCAGGCccagtgctgcagctgcagcaagcAAAAACAGAG ATGTGAAGCCCCCACTGGTGAGCTCGGAGCCTGTAGCGTCAGAGGGGGGAGCAAGAGCGGCAGAGAACAGCAGCCCACTGAGCGCTCCAGACAGCGGGCCTGTCCTGAAGAGGCACAGAGCGAGAGAGCACAAGAAGGTCTACGCTTGCCCCCGCTGCAACAAGGTCTTCCAGAACAGCAGCAACCTCAACAGACACATCCGATCTCATG GTGATAAGCTGTTCAAGTGCGATGAATGTGACAAGTTGTTCAGCCGTAAGGAGAGCCTGAAGCAGCACATCTCATACAAGCACAGCAAGAACGTG CCTGACCAAGAGTACAAGTACAAATGCAACACGTGTGAGAAATCTTTTCGCCTGGAAAATGCCTTAAAGTTCCACAACTGCCGGACAG ATGACAAGACGTTCCAGTGTGATATCTGCTCGCGGTTCTTCTCCACCAACAGCAACCTCTCCAAGCACAAGAAGAAGCACGGCGAGAAGCTCTACTCCTGTGAAATCTGCAACAAGATGTTCTACCGCAAAGACGTGATGCAGGAGCACCACAGGAGGCACGGTTTGG GACCAAAGCACATGAAGAGAGAGGAGCTGGAGGCCAATGGAGAAGAAGGGACCAAGTACAGGAAGGAGCCGTCACCCTGTCCCATTTGCAGCAAG GTGTTCTCCTGCAGGAGTAACATGAACAAGCATCTGTTGACTCACGGCGATAAAAAGTACACCTGTGAGATCTGCGGCCGCAAGTTTTTCCGTGTAGACGTCCTCCGAGACCACATTCACGTGCACTTCAAG GACATAGCCTTAATGGACGAGCAGGAAAGGGAAGGCTTCATCAAGAAGATCGGCATTTCAGCGGACGACAGTGACGAAACAGACGAGGACGAAGACGAAGATGACCCAGAGCACCATAAGTACAACTGCAAGAAATGCCAA CTGTCATTTGCAAAAGGAAAAGAGTACCTGAAGCACATCATGGAGCAGCACAAGGAGAAAGCCTACGGCTGCGGGATCTGTAACCGACGCTTTGCACTCAAAGCCACTTACAACGCTCACCTGGTCATCCACCGAGAGCAGCTGCCCGACCCTTCGGTGCAGAA GTACATCCATCCATGTGAGATTTGTGGGCGAATCTTCAATAGCATTGGAAATCTGGAAAGGCACAAGATCATCCACACAG GGGTGAAGAGCCACGGCTGTGATAAATGCGGCAAATCATTTGCAAGAAAGGACATGCTGAAGGAGCATCTCAGGGTGCACGACGACAACCGAGAGTACCTGTGCGCCGAGTGCGGGAAAGGTCATCGCACGCCTCTTTTCCCACCGTGTAAACTTGTACAAGTAGACTTGAACTGGTGGTGGTTGAATTATTCTGAGATTGTGTCAACGTTTGCCCACGCAGGTATGAAGACCAAACATGCTCTGAGGCACCACATGAAGCTCCACAAGGGCATCAAAGAGTACGAGTGTAAGGAGTGTAAGCGCAAGTTCGCCCAAAAGGTCAACATGCTGAAACACTACAAGAGACACACAG GTATAAAGGACTTCATGTGCGAGTTGTGTGGAAAGACTTTCAGTGAGAGGACCACACTAGAGACTCACAAGCTCATCCACACAG tggGTAAGACGTGGACATGTCCCACATGCGATAAGAAATATCTGACCGAGTACATGCTGCAGAAGCACGTCCACCTGACCCACGAAAAGGTAGAGGCCCAGTCGTGTCACCTCTGCGGGACAAAGGTGTCCACTCGCGCTTCTATGAACCGACACCTGCGACGCAAACACCCCGAG GTGGTGTCTGTGAGAATCGACGAGTTTGATGATCTTCAGGAAAATTTGACAATGAATGATTCATCTATCAGCATTGTGCAG CCCTCTCTGACCATGGAAAAAGACGGGATGTCTCAGGAGCGGCCCAGTCGACCTTCCCGACACCCCAAGAAGAAGCAGAGAAGCTCAGCTGAGCCGGAGCTCTCCGAGTCTGATGAATACGTTGATTTCGCTGAACCAAGGCACGAAGCCATGTCAGAATTCAACGCCGTCATTGTCGGTGATGAGACTGAGACGAGCTCTGCTGTACAGAGCATCCAGCAG TGGATAAAGGCAGGCGGCCtgattaaaaaggaaaacaaagactgA